A genomic segment from Glycine soja cultivar W05 chromosome 18, ASM419377v2, whole genome shotgun sequence encodes:
- the LOC114396552 gene encoding protein RETICULATA-RELATED 3, chloroplastic-like — MAAMAMLRLSPLSGQNHALSFPSSPSPPPKLQNRPLYLTNLPHLPQRLKLSFAGGDGGDGVGRGGGGGGGGESWGDEGKPKDSSFGILGLFLNGWRSRVAADPQFPFKVLMEELVGVSACVLGDMASRPNFGLNELDFVFSTLVVGAILNFTLMYLLAPTMTSSAASNLPALFASCPKSHMFEPGAFSLLDRLGTLVYKGTIFSVVGFGAGLVGTTLSNGLIKMRKKMDPTFETPNKPPPTFLNALTWAGHMGVSSNLRYQTLNGVEFMLERVLNPLAFKSSVLVLRCVNNVIGGMSFVLLARLTGAQSVGGEQKKENEVALIAEKEKLESEREEGLQNNQSTAPSK; from the coding sequence ATGGCAGCCATGGCTATGTTGCGTTTATCACCACTCTCTGGTCAAAACCATGCACTTTCTTTCCCATcatcaccatcaccaccacctAAGCTTCAGAACCGTCCTCTGTATCTCACCAATTTGCCTCATTTGCCCCAAAGGTTGAAACTTTCCTTCGCCGGCGGCGACGGCGGAGATGGGGTGGGACGTGGTGGCGGTGGCGGTGGCGGAGGTGAAAGCTGGGGTGATGAAGGAAAACCCAAAGATTCATCTTTTGGAATTTTGGGTCTTTTTCTGAACGGTTGGAGATCAAGGGTTGCCGCTGATCCACAATTCCCTTTCAAGGTTTTGATGGAGGAGTTGGTGGGTGTGAGTGCTTGTGTATTAGGTGACATGGCTTCAAGGCCTAATTTTGGGTTGAATGAACTTGACTTTGTCTTTTCAACTTTGGTGGTTGGGGCAATCCTCAATTTCACTCTCATGTATCTATTGGCACCTACCATGACATCATCAGCAGCATCAAATCTACCCGCCCTATTTGCTTCATGCCCCAAGAGTCACATGTTTGAGCCTGGTGCCTTTTCTCTTTTGGATAGGTTAGGAACCTTGGTGTACAAAGGGACCATTTTTTCTGTTGTTGGCTTTGGTGCTGGACTAGTTGGAACCACACTTTCAAATGGGCTGATCAAGATGAGGAAGAAGATGGATCCAACCTTTGAGACCCCAAACAAGCCTCCACCAACCTTTTTGAATGCTCTAACTTGGGCTGGTCACATGGGGGTTAGCAGCAATTTGAGGTACCAGACTCTGAATGGAGTTGAGTTCATGTTGGAGAGGGTGCTTAACCCCTTGGCTTTCAAGTCCTCAGTGTTGGTGCTGAGGTGTGTGAACAATGTTATTGGGGGCATGTCTTTTGTGCTGCTGGCAAGGTTGACTGGGGCACAGAGTGTTGGAGGGGAGCAGAAGAAGGAGAATGAGGTTGCTTTGATTGCTGAGAAGGAGAAGTTGGAGTCAGAGAGGGAAGAAGGGTTGCAGAATAATCAGTCGACAGCACCATCAAAGTGA